In Nocardioides sp. JQ2195, a genomic segment contains:
- a CDS encoding CoA-transferase, protein MTEAEVVGRLRSGMTIGIGGWASRRKPMSLVREILRSDLKDLTVVAYGGPEVGLLCAAGKVRKVVFGFVTLDSIPLDPHFRAARQSGSIEVAEYDEGMLQWGLQAAATRLPFLPTRGGLGTLVMDTNPSLRTIADPYGSGDELVAMPAIPLDAALIHMNRADAAGNAQFLGPDPYFDELFAMAAEQTFVSCEKIVPTEQLTAEHHPVTVAIRRLYVDGVVEAPNGAHFTSCVPDYGTDESFQREYAAAAKSPEAWTNFVDTYLSGDEASYQQAVAARETEEKSA, encoded by the coding sequence ATGACAGAGGCCGAGGTCGTCGGCCGACTGAGGTCGGGCATGACGATCGGGATCGGCGGCTGGGCCTCGCGCCGCAAGCCGATGTCACTGGTGCGAGAGATCCTGCGCTCGGACCTGAAGGACCTCACGGTGGTGGCGTACGGCGGTCCCGAGGTCGGCCTGCTGTGTGCAGCCGGCAAGGTCCGCAAGGTCGTCTTCGGATTCGTCACCCTGGACTCGATCCCGCTCGACCCACACTTCCGGGCCGCGCGACAGAGTGGCTCGATCGAGGTCGCGGAGTACGACGAGGGCATGCTCCAGTGGGGCCTTCAGGCCGCCGCCACCCGGCTGCCCTTCCTGCCCACCCGAGGGGGTCTGGGCACCTTGGTGATGGACACCAACCCGTCCCTGCGGACGATCGCGGACCCCTACGGCAGTGGCGACGAACTGGTCGCGATGCCGGCGATCCCTCTGGATGCGGCCCTGATCCACATGAACCGTGCCGATGCCGCGGGCAACGCCCAGTTCCTCGGACCTGACCCCTACTTCGACGAGCTGTTCGCGATGGCCGCCGAGCAGACGTTCGTCTCGTGCGAGAAGATCGTGCCGACCGAGCAGCTGACCGCCGAGCACCACCCCGTCACCGTCGCGATCCGGCGGCTCTACGTCGACGGGGTCGTGGAGGCGCCGAACGGGGCACACTTCACCTCGTGCGTTCCCGACTACGGGACCGACGAGTCGTTCCAACGTGAGTACGCGGCGGCCGCCAAGAGCCCCGAGGCCTGGACCAACTTCGTCGACACCTACCTGTCCGGCGACGAGGCCTCCTACCAGCAGGCCGTTGCGGCCCGTGAGACAGAGGAGAAGTCGGCATGA
- a CDS encoding SDR family NAD(P)-dependent oxidoreductase: MSSLENRVVVVTGAGRGIGREHALLAAAEGARVVVNDIGAGPDGRGSDPSFAAEVVEQITAAGGAAVASTADVRTMSGAEELLALALDTYGRVDGLVNNAGILRDKMFANMSEDDWDAVIEGQLKATFAPSRVFAAHWRDESKAGRQPSASLVNVPSTSGLIGAVGQSNYGAAKAGIAALTGILSQELVRYGVRANAVTPVARTRMTEDLPKIGEMVAAPSDPDEFDVYHPGNVSPLVAWLLTEDCPENGSVWYAKGGEIRRFAGWSYEWQMDKGERWTVAELDKELRARAEAAGSDSDSNPHG, from the coding sequence ATGTCTTCACTGGAGAATCGCGTAGTCGTCGTCACGGGAGCCGGCCGCGGCATCGGTCGCGAGCACGCCCTGCTGGCCGCAGCGGAGGGCGCCCGAGTCGTGGTCAACGACATCGGCGCCGGCCCCGACGGCCGGGGGAGCGACCCGTCGTTCGCGGCAGAGGTGGTCGAGCAGATCACCGCTGCCGGTGGCGCGGCCGTGGCGAGCACCGCCGACGTACGCACCATGTCCGGTGCCGAAGAGCTCCTCGCCCTTGCTCTGGACACGTATGGCCGCGTCGACGGCCTCGTCAACAATGCCGGCATCCTGCGCGACAAGATGTTCGCCAACATGAGCGAGGACGACTGGGACGCGGTGATCGAGGGCCAGCTCAAGGCGACCTTCGCGCCGAGTCGGGTCTTCGCCGCGCACTGGCGGGACGAGTCCAAGGCCGGTCGTCAGCCGAGCGCCTCGCTGGTCAACGTGCCGTCCACGTCCGGCCTGATCGGTGCGGTCGGGCAGAGCAACTACGGTGCCGCCAAGGCCGGCATCGCGGCACTGACAGGAATCCTCTCGCAGGAGCTGGTCCGCTACGGGGTCCGGGCGAACGCGGTCACTCCGGTGGCGCGGACCCGGATGACCGAGGACCTGCCGAAGATCGGTGAGATGGTCGCCGCTCCGAGTGACCCCGACGAGTTCGACGTCTACCACCCCGGCAACGTCTCGCCCCTGGTCGCGTGGCTGCTCACGGAGGACTGCCCGGAGAACGGATCGGTCTGGTACGCCAAGGGTGGTGAGATCCGGCGGTTCGCCGGGTGGAGCTACGAGTGGCAGATGGACAAGGGCGAGCGCTGGACGGTGGCCGAGCTGGACAAGGAGCTTCGCGCACGCGCCGAGGCCGCCGGGTCCGACTCCGACTCCAACCCGCACGGCTGA
- a CDS encoding IclR family transcriptional regulator, whose product MTTLTVVPEEAPAAPQSMLDRMTLIMECFAMRAERRTLEDVCAETQLPRSTTHRILVDLVRLGWLAQTPHGYCLGGRSLAFGGGDSGHGRLREATAEALHDLALRTGMVVHLAVLADAEILYLDKVGGRFATQVPSRVGGRAPAHSTALGKAMLAWVAPEQVDLQLEGTMGRLTNRTICRISTLHQELARIRSRSGLAFERGECFPDVACVAAAIRSPEGPVGSISLCGDSGVHLERVAPLVAHAAKQASLDLYPQRAGQRARRAAPTLVPEQGWSPEAMDSLLSVGSDWI is encoded by the coding sequence ATGACCACACTCACCGTCGTTCCCGAAGAGGCGCCCGCTGCGCCCCAATCGATGCTTGACCGGATGACGCTGATCATGGAGTGCTTCGCGATGCGGGCAGAACGGCGCACTCTCGAGGACGTGTGCGCCGAGACCCAGCTGCCGCGCTCCACCACGCACCGGATCCTGGTCGACCTGGTCCGTCTCGGCTGGCTGGCGCAGACGCCTCATGGCTACTGCCTCGGCGGACGTTCCCTGGCCTTCGGTGGCGGGGACAGCGGGCACGGTCGGCTGCGCGAGGCGACCGCGGAGGCATTGCACGACCTGGCATTGCGGACGGGGATGGTGGTCCACCTCGCGGTGCTGGCCGATGCCGAGATCCTGTACCTCGACAAGGTCGGCGGCAGGTTCGCCACGCAGGTCCCCTCCCGGGTCGGCGGCCGGGCTCCGGCGCACTCCACGGCGCTGGGCAAGGCGATGCTGGCCTGGGTCGCGCCTGAGCAGGTCGACCTCCAGCTGGAGGGCACGATGGGACGGCTGACCAACCGCACGATCTGTCGGATCTCGACGTTGCACCAGGAGTTGGCTCGCATTCGTTCACGGAGCGGACTGGCGTTCGAGAGGGGCGAGTGCTTCCCGGATGTCGCCTGTGTCGCCGCGGCGATCCGTTCTCCGGAAGGCCCTGTCGGCAGCATCTCGCTGTGCGGCGACAGCGGGGTCCATCTGGAGCGGGTCGCACCGCTGGTGGCGCACGCGGCCAAGCAGGCTTCCCTCGACCTCTACCCCCAACGCGCCGGCCAACGTGCCCGACGGGCCGCCCCCACCCTGGTCCCCGAACAGGGCTGGTCTCCCGAAGCGATGGACTCGTTGCTGTCCGTCGGATCCGACTGGATCTGA
- a CDS encoding nitronate monooxygenase — protein MSDLGLNEQVHPALSTRATELFGVKYPIVQTGMGNVSDARLTAATANAGGLGILAAGLLSYDEMAAAIDQIQASTDKPFGVNVRANQPDVERRIDLMISAGVRVASFALAPKQALIAKCKDAGLVVMPSIGARRHAEKVASWGADAVIVQGGEGGGHTGEVPTSLLLPQVADATDMVVIGAGGYFDGRGLVSALAYGADGIAMGTRFMLTAESPVAESVKQVYLTKSVDDTVRTTQVDGVPQRVVRTGPVAELEKSGNAGRLLRAGRNAREFRKISGTRWTAMVREGVAMRKHEDLTWSQVVMAANAPMLYRTALIDGNVNAGVMATGQVVGMIHDIPTCEELVSRIVGEANQALARLGA, from the coding sequence ATGAGTGATCTCGGACTGAATGAGCAGGTTCACCCGGCGCTGAGCACCCGTGCCACCGAGCTCTTCGGCGTGAAGTACCCGATCGTCCAGACCGGGATGGGCAATGTGTCCGACGCCAGGCTCACCGCCGCGACCGCCAACGCCGGCGGACTCGGCATCCTGGCTGCGGGACTGCTCTCCTACGACGAGATGGCGGCAGCCATCGACCAGATCCAGGCGAGCACCGACAAGCCGTTCGGGGTCAACGTCCGTGCCAACCAGCCGGACGTGGAGAGGCGCATCGACCTCATGATCAGCGCCGGCGTCCGGGTGGCGTCGTTCGCGCTGGCGCCGAAGCAGGCTCTCATCGCCAAGTGCAAGGACGCCGGGCTGGTCGTGATGCCCTCGATCGGCGCACGCCGGCACGCCGAGAAGGTGGCCTCCTGGGGAGCTGACGCGGTCATCGTCCAGGGCGGCGAGGGTGGTGGGCACACCGGTGAGGTGCCGACGAGCCTGCTGCTGCCACAGGTCGCTGACGCCACCGACATGGTGGTCATCGGCGCGGGTGGCTACTTCGACGGCCGTGGCCTCGTCTCCGCCCTGGCGTACGGGGCCGACGGGATCGCGATGGGAACCCGCTTCATGCTCACCGCGGAGTCACCGGTCGCCGAGTCCGTCAAGCAGGTCTACCTCACCAAGTCGGTCGACGACACCGTGCGGACCACCCAGGTCGACGGCGTGCCGCAACGGGTGGTGCGCACCGGCCCGGTCGCCGAGCTGGAGAAGAGTGGCAACGCGGGCCGTCTGCTGCGCGCCGGCCGCAACGCCCGGGAGTTCCGCAAGATCTCGGGTACCCGCTGGACCGCGATGGTCCGTGAAGGCGTGGCCATGCGCAAGCACGAGGATCTCACCTGGAGCCAGGTGGTGATGGCGGCAAACGCGCCGATGCTCTACCGGACCGCCTTGATTGACGGGAACGTCAACGCCGGAGTGATGGCGACCGGCCAGGTCGTGGGCATGATCCACGACATTCCCACCTGCGAGGAACTGGTCTCCCGCATCGTCGGTGAGGCCAACCAGGCGCTGGCGCGCCTCGGGGCCTGA
- a CDS encoding phosphotransferase family protein produces MDHDPAGVPGIDLDRVTEWLAPRLDLVTPLSVQRLAGGRSNLTYLVTDAAGRRIVLRRPPLGNLPRTAHDVLREGRLLRAVGDGVPVPRVLAECADPDVTGAPFIVVEFLDGTVLRDPESAESFPEASRAAVGPALIDAMVSLHAVDPARLGLGDLATRRDYASRQLRRWDENWRRTRTRELPDLERTHTWLVAHAPEQRGSSIVHGDFRVDNCILGDDGRVIGILDWELTTIGDPLADLGQLLVYWAEPDDDFTALHSPPTVVAGYATRDQLKERYLAATGASASDVDFFVTFNWWKTACIVEDVHSRMLRGAMGATDRTPESFGDQARSLAARALRETTRTA; encoded by the coding sequence GTGGATCACGACCCCGCCGGTGTCCCCGGCATCGACCTCGACCGGGTGACCGAGTGGCTGGCGCCGCGTCTCGACCTGGTGACCCCCTTGTCCGTGCAACGCCTCGCCGGCGGCCGGTCGAATCTCACCTACCTGGTGACCGACGCCGCCGGGCGTCGAATCGTGCTGCGTCGACCCCCACTCGGGAACCTGCCCCGAACCGCCCACGACGTGCTCCGCGAGGGGCGCCTGTTGCGGGCCGTCGGTGACGGCGTGCCCGTGCCACGGGTACTCGCGGAGTGTGCGGACCCGGACGTGACCGGTGCACCGTTCATCGTCGTGGAGTTCCTCGACGGCACGGTGCTCCGCGACCCTGAGTCGGCCGAGTCGTTCCCCGAGGCGAGTCGGGCTGCGGTCGGTCCCGCACTGATCGATGCGATGGTCTCGCTCCACGCAGTCGACCCGGCGCGCCTGGGCCTTGGCGACCTGGCCACGCGCCGAGACTACGCCAGCCGCCAGCTGCGCCGCTGGGACGAGAACTGGAGGCGCACCCGGACGCGTGAGCTGCCCGACCTCGAACGCACCCACACCTGGCTGGTCGCGCATGCCCCCGAGCAGCGCGGATCGAGCATCGTGCACGGCGACTTCCGGGTGGACAACTGCATCCTCGGGGACGACGGACGGGTGATCGGCATCCTCGACTGGGAGCTGACCACGATCGGAGACCCCCTGGCCGATCTCGGCCAGCTCCTCGTCTACTGGGCCGAGCCGGACGACGACTTCACCGCTCTGCACAGTCCCCCGACCGTCGTTGCGGGGTATGCGACCCGCGACCAGCTGAAGGAGCGCTACCTGGCCGCCACGGGCGCCAGCGCCTCGGACGTCGACTTCTTCGTCACCTTCAACTGGTGGAAGACCGCTTGCATCGTCGAGGACGTCCACTCCCGAATGCTGCGCGGAGCGATGGGCGCCACGGACCGTACTCCGGAGTCCTTCGGGGACCAGGCACGCTCCCTGGCCGCGAGGGCACTGCGGGAGACCACGCGAACCGCCTGA
- a CDS encoding SDR family oxidoreductase, with amino-acid sequence MERFEGKRVLLTGAGSGIGRATAVRLVREGASVVGLGRNEEALAGTATLVPDTGRFRWLPADLCEETAVVDAVAGAAELLGGLDVVVNVAGITEPMPADQLDLGHLRHVFATNTFGPMLVCREALPHLADGTGVIVNVSSTAATQAAPGMTAYSASKAALLAYSGSLAIELAPRRIRVVTISPGGVNTAMLQGEIKALDTNWYPRLAPPWGQVGEPEEIAATIAYAASADASYLNGTEIRLDGGARSTW; translated from the coding sequence ATGGAGCGCTTCGAAGGCAAACGAGTGCTGCTGACCGGCGCCGGGTCCGGCATCGGCCGGGCGACCGCCGTCCGACTGGTCCGGGAGGGCGCGTCGGTCGTCGGGCTGGGTCGTAACGAGGAGGCGCTCGCGGGGACCGCGACGCTGGTGCCGGACACCGGCCGGTTCCGGTGGCTGCCCGCCGACCTCTGCGAGGAGACGGCCGTGGTCGATGCCGTCGCCGGGGCTGCGGAGCTCCTGGGAGGCCTCGACGTGGTCGTCAACGTTGCCGGCATCACCGAACCGATGCCGGCTGACCAGCTCGACCTCGGCCATCTCCGTCATGTCTTCGCGACCAACACCTTCGGACCGATGCTGGTGTGTCGGGAGGCCCTGCCGCACCTGGCCGACGGCACGGGCGTGATCGTCAACGTCAGCTCGACAGCCGCCACCCAGGCAGCTCCCGGCATGACGGCATACTCCGCGTCGAAGGCCGCTCTGCTGGCCTATTCCGGGAGCCTGGCCATCGAGCTGGCCCCACGCCGGATCCGGGTGGTCACGATCTCGCCCGGAGGCGTCAACACGGCGATGTTGCAGGGCGAGATCAAGGCCCTCGACACGAACTGGTACCCACGTCTGGCACCCCCCTGGGGGCAAGTGGGAGAGCCCGAGGAGATCGCAGCTACGATTGCCTACGCGGCCTCGGCTGACGCCAGCTATCTCAACGGCACCGAGATCCGGCTCGACGGCGGAGCCCGCAGCACCTGGTGA
- a CDS encoding ABC transporter permease translates to MTIPEPIGALSPDDEALTPRDHATPPDRGSRVRPWQRSRVLKRLLRNKVAVTSMVVLALLVLVAIFGDLLAPQDPNKVSLSLRLMGPSGDHWLGTDELGRDVLSRLIVATRVDLLASLQAVGLALAIGVPLGVAAGYFAGWVDAVLSRVIDALMTLPPLILAVVIVAILGPGLRNAMLAIAVLIAPSFYRVVRASTQSARSELYIESARASGCTSWRILWRHILPAVAPPLLVQASFSASVVIVAEASLSFLGLGARAPQATWGLMLNEASSNLTTSSYLIYPPTVMVAITILALSLLGDGLRDALGRQTTDGR, encoded by the coding sequence ATGACGATTCCCGAACCGATCGGCGCGCTGTCCCCGGACGACGAGGCCCTCACGCCGCGTGACCACGCGACTCCTCCCGACCGCGGGAGCAGGGTCCGTCCCTGGCAGCGCAGCCGCGTGCTGAAGCGGCTGCTGCGCAACAAGGTCGCGGTGACCTCGATGGTGGTGCTCGCCCTGCTGGTGCTGGTCGCCATCTTCGGTGATCTGCTCGCACCGCAAGATCCCAACAAGGTGTCGTTGTCGTTGCGCCTGATGGGTCCTTCCGGCGATCACTGGCTGGGCACCGACGAGTTGGGCCGCGACGTGTTGAGCCGGCTGATCGTGGCCACCCGGGTGGACCTGCTCGCCTCCTTGCAAGCCGTCGGCCTGGCCCTTGCCATTGGTGTCCCGCTCGGGGTGGCCGCAGGCTACTTCGCGGGGTGGGTCGATGCGGTGCTCAGCCGGGTCATCGACGCACTGATGACCCTGCCGCCGCTGATCCTCGCAGTGGTCATCGTTGCGATCCTGGGCCCGGGCCTGCGCAACGCGATGCTGGCGATCGCGGTTCTCATCGCGCCGAGCTTCTACCGCGTGGTCCGAGCCTCGACCCAGTCCGCGCGGAGTGAGCTCTACATCGAGAGCGCCCGGGCCAGTGGTTGCACGAGCTGGCGGATCCTGTGGCGCCACATCCTCCCGGCCGTCGCACCACCCCTGCTGGTGCAGGCGTCGTTCTCGGCCTCGGTCGTGATCGTCGCCGAGGCGAGCCTGTCGTTCCTGGGACTCGGCGCCCGCGCACCGCAGGCGACCTGGGGCCTGATGCTCAACGAGGCCTCCTCGAACCTGACCACCAGCAGCTATCTGATCTATCCGCCGACCGTGATGGTTGCAATCACCATCTTGGCCCTCTCGCTGCTGGGTGACGGCCTGCGAGACGCGCTCGGCCGGCAGACCACGGACGGGAGATGA
- a CDS encoding ABC transporter permease yields MIQFIGKRLLLAVPTIILVTFFVFALMELSPTDPAAALAGDNPTPERLAELHHQLGLDRPFLTRYLEWGGNALQGDLGISPVTHQSVISDLMFRLPITASLVLLAMIFALVLGVGLGTIAALNKGGVLDWLTNSFANLLLAVPPFVAAVLLVLFLAIMSPMFPATGYANMSAGIGPWLQFSTLPALSLAIIPAALLTRQVRGALIDALEEDYIRTARAKGLRRRMVVGKHAAKNAAVPVVTVLGLVFTSMFGGAVVVERIFAIPGLGSVSVESVLNGDLITLQGLVLLVAVLVTVVNLVIDASYGYFNPRLRIR; encoded by the coding sequence ATGATTCAGTTCATCGGCAAGCGTCTCCTGCTCGCCGTGCCCACCATCATCCTGGTGACCTTCTTCGTGTTCGCGCTGATGGAGCTCTCGCCGACCGACCCGGCGGCCGCACTGGCCGGGGACAATCCGACGCCCGAGCGTCTCGCTGAGCTGCACCACCAGCTCGGCCTCGACCGGCCGTTCCTGACTCGCTACCTGGAGTGGGGAGGAAATGCCCTGCAGGGCGACCTGGGCATCTCCCCGGTGACCCACCAGTCGGTGATCTCCGACCTGATGTTCCGGCTGCCGATCACGGCATCGCTGGTGCTGCTCGCGATGATCTTCGCGCTGGTCCTCGGGGTCGGTCTCGGCACGATCGCAGCGTTGAACAAGGGCGGTGTCCTTGACTGGTTGACCAACTCCTTCGCGAACCTGCTGCTCGCGGTCCCGCCGTTCGTGGCAGCGGTCCTGTTGGTCCTGTTCCTGGCGATCATGTCGCCGATGTTCCCGGCCACCGGATACGCGAACATGTCGGCCGGAATCGGACCATGGCTGCAATTCAGCACGCTGCCGGCGCTGTCCTTGGCGATCATTCCTGCCGCACTGCTGACCAGACAGGTGCGAGGTGCCCTGATCGACGCGCTCGAGGAGGACTACATCCGCACGGCCCGGGCCAAGGGCCTGCGACGTCGGATGGTGGTGGGCAAGCATGCGGCGAAGAACGCGGCCGTGCCCGTCGTGACCGTCCTGGGGCTCGTGTTCACCTCGATGTTCGGCGGCGCCGTGGTGGTGGAGCGGATCTTCGCGATCCCCGGACTGGGATCGGTCAGCGTGGAGTCGGTCCTCAACGGTGACCTGATCACGCTGCAGGGGCTGGTGCTGCTCGTGGCCGTGTTGGTCACCGTGGTGAACCTGGTCATCGATGCCTCCTACGGCTACTTCAACCCGAGATTGAGGATCCGATGA
- a CDS encoding ATP-binding cassette domain-containing protein: protein MTTTPPPAPTLSVRGLTKIYGRRATILRRHPHQLRAVDNVDLDIAPGKTLGLVGESGAGKSTVGRLVLRLIEPDAGEINLLGTDIGKLSGSALRRMRSRATMIFQDPYTSLDPRMLIKDSVAEPLLVHTNDSRSVRHAKAKEMVRRVGLDIAHMERFPYEMSGGQLQRVAIARALITDPAFIVCDEPVAALDVSTQAQVINLLNDLQAERGISYLFISHDLRLVRLIADEVAVMRRGQIMERGSAVQLFEDPRHEYTQELLSAIPGRSPRQRRFDGDTTLRSPDPVG from the coding sequence ATGACCACCACACCGCCGCCCGCACCGACCCTCTCGGTCCGCGGACTGACCAAGATCTACGGCCGCCGTGCCACGATCCTGCGACGGCACCCGCACCAGTTGCGGGCCGTCGACAACGTCGATCTCGACATCGCCCCCGGCAAGACGCTCGGGCTCGTGGGGGAGAGCGGCGCCGGCAAGTCCACCGTCGGGCGACTGGTGCTCAGGTTGATCGAACCCGATGCCGGGGAGATCAACCTGCTGGGCACCGACATCGGGAAGCTGTCCGGTTCCGCGCTGCGGCGAATGCGCTCGCGGGCCACCATGATCTTCCAGGACCCGTACACCTCGTTGGACCCACGGATGCTGATCAAGGACTCGGTCGCCGAGCCGCTTCTCGTGCACACCAACGACTCCCGTTCCGTCCGCCATGCCAAGGCCAAGGAGATGGTCCGTCGGGTGGGCTTGGACATCGCCCACATGGAGCGATTCCCGTACGAGATGTCCGGTGGGCAGCTGCAACGGGTCGCCATTGCTCGTGCGCTGATCACCGACCCGGCATTCATCGTGTGCGACGAGCCCGTCGCAGCCCTCGACGTCTCGACCCAGGCACAGGTGATCAACCTGCTCAACGATCTCCAGGCCGAGCGTGGCATCTCCTACCTGTTCATCTCCCACGACCTGCGGCTGGTCCGACTGATCGCGGACGAGGTCGCGGTGATGCGTCGCGGCCAGATCATGGAACGTGGCTCGGCAGTCCAGCTGTTCGAGGATCCCCGCCACGAGTACACCCAGGAGCTGCTCTCCGCGATCCCCGGGCGGAGCCCGCGCCAGCGCCGCTTCGACGGCGACACCACCTTGCGTTCCCCGGATCCGGTCGGCTGA
- a CDS encoding CoA-transferase, translating to MSQSSNSATRAEVCAVACAEVFRDNGEILASAFGTIPSIGLRLARHTFSPDLMLTDGESSFVKGTWPVGSPADGVVEAWSPFRNVFDVVWSGKRHIIMIPVQIDRFGNVNISALGDHEKPSVQLVGVRGAPGNTVYHPTSYWAASHSPRTFVPKVDMVAGAGTDSAAKAGTGASRHHDLRKVVTNLAVLDFAPDSGAMRLVSVHPGVSIDDVREATGFELEVDGDVPETRLPTDEELALIRDVIDPRGLRNKEVPNE from the coding sequence ATGAGCCAGTCATCGAATTCCGCCACCCGGGCTGAGGTCTGCGCGGTCGCGTGCGCCGAGGTGTTCCGCGACAACGGTGAGATCCTCGCCAGCGCGTTCGGCACGATCCCCAGCATCGGGCTGCGGCTGGCCCGGCACACCTTCTCGCCCGACCTGATGCTCACCGACGGCGAGTCGAGCTTCGTCAAGGGCACCTGGCCCGTGGGCAGCCCGGCCGACGGCGTTGTCGAGGCATGGTCGCCCTTCCGGAACGTCTTCGACGTGGTCTGGAGCGGCAAGAGGCACATCATCATGATCCCGGTCCAGATCGACCGCTTCGGCAACGTCAACATCTCCGCACTGGGAGACCACGAGAAGCCTTCGGTGCAGCTCGTCGGTGTCCGAGGTGCCCCGGGCAACACGGTCTACCACCCGACCAGCTACTGGGCGGCCAGTCACAGCCCCCGGACGTTCGTCCCCAAGGTCGACATGGTCGCGGGAGCCGGCACCGACTCGGCGGCCAAGGCCGGCACCGGGGCGAGCCGCCACCACGACCTCCGCAAGGTGGTCACCAACCTGGCAGTGCTCGACTTCGCCCCGGACTCCGGAGCCATGCGGCTGGTCTCCGTGCACCCGGGCGTGAGCATCGACGACGTGCGCGAGGCGACCGGCTTCGAGCTCGAGGTCGACGGCGACGTTCCCGAGACCAGGCTGCCCACCGATGAGGAGCTGGCCCTGATCCGCGACGTCATCGACCCGCGGGGGCTTCGCAACAAGGAGGTGCCGAATGAGTGA
- a CDS encoding ABC transporter ATP-binding protein has protein sequence MDTRNGSAPRNEPHGDDRDADDALSSPEGEVVMRATDLTVEVSTEHGWVTIVDGVDLSVCRNEIVGLVGESGSGKTVTSLSVMGLLPKNARVKRGKVEVMGETISTMDERQLSDVRGVKAAMIFQEPRRCLNPAFTVGDQVAESLRRHRGWSRKRAKQHTIELFELVEIPQAAHRVTQYPHEFSGGMCQRVMLAMALACDPMLLIADEPTTALDVTVQRQVLELIRRLQAELGLGVLLITHDLGVVAEMCDRVSVMYAGQVVEEADVDSLFHQPRNPYTSALLQSMLEPTRRGEPLGFIPGMVPAPHLFPATCRFQERCVHAVDSVCTKPIELHQVSPVQSSRCARIDELELPGVTT, from the coding sequence ATGGACACGCGCAACGGGTCCGCCCCGCGCAACGAACCGCACGGCGATGACCGCGATGCCGACGACGCCCTGAGCAGTCCGGAAGGCGAAGTGGTCATGAGGGCCACTGACCTGACCGTCGAGGTGAGCACCGAGCACGGCTGGGTGACCATTGTCGATGGTGTGGACCTCAGTGTCTGCCGCAACGAGATCGTGGGGCTGGTCGGTGAGTCCGGTTCGGGCAAGACCGTCACCTCACTCTCGGTGATGGGACTCCTGCCGAAGAACGCCCGGGTGAAGCGGGGCAAGGTCGAGGTGATGGGCGAGACCATCTCCACGATGGACGAACGCCAGCTCAGCGACGTCCGAGGCGTGAAGGCCGCGATGATCTTCCAGGAGCCCAGGCGCTGTCTCAACCCCGCGTTCACGGTCGGGGACCAGGTGGCGGAGTCGCTGCGGCGGCATCGCGGTTGGTCCCGCAAACGGGCCAAGCAGCACACGATCGAGCTCTTCGAGCTCGTCGAGATCCCACAGGCGGCCCACCGCGTCACGCAGTACCCCCACGAGTTCAGCGGGGGCATGTGCCAGCGGGTGATGCTGGCCATGGCGTTGGCATGTGACCCGATGCTGCTGATCGCCGACGAACCGACCACGGCGCTCGACGTCACGGTGCAGCGGCAGGTGCTCGAGCTGATCCGGCGGCTCCAGGCCGAGCTGGGACTCGGCGTACTGCTGATCACCCACGACCTGGGTGTGGTTGCCGAGATGTGTGATCGGGTCTCGGTCATGTACGCCGGTCAGGTCGTGGAGGAGGCCGACGTCGACAGCCTGTTCCACCAACCACGCAATCCCTACACCAGTGCGCTGCTCCAGTCGATGCTGGAGCCGACTCGCCGTGGTGAGCCACTCGGCTTCATCCCGGGCATGGTGCCGGCCCCGCACCTCTTCCCAGCAACGTGCCGATTCCAGGAGCGTTGCGTCCATGCGGTGGATTCGGTGTGCACGAAGCCCATCGAGCTGCACCAGGTGTCACCCGTCCAGTCCAGTCGTTGCGCACGGATCGACGAGCTCGAGCTCCCGGGAGTGACCACATGA